The following are from one region of the Mustela lutreola isolate mMusLut2 chromosome 7, mMusLut2.pri, whole genome shotgun sequence genome:
- the LOC131835270 gene encoding olfactory receptor 4N5 — translation MERENNTLVTEFILLGLTQSQQAQLLVFVLVLVFYLIILPGNFLIILTIRSDPGLTAPLYFFLGNLAFLDASYSFIVAPRMLVDFLSEKKIISYRGCITQLFFLHFLGAGEMFLLVVMAFDRYIAICHPLHYSTVMNPRVCYALLLALWLGGFTHSIVQVALILHLPFCGPNKLDNFFCDVPQVIKLACTDTFVVELLMVSNSGLLTLLCFLGLLTSYAVILCRVQGHSSEGKNKALSTCTTHIIIVFLMFGPAIFIYTRPFRAFPADKVVSLFHTVIFPLMNPVIYTLRNQEVKASMKKLLNRHMAY, via the coding sequence atggagagggagaataaCACACTGGTGACAGAATTCATCCTCCTCGGTCTGACCCAGTCTCAACAGGCTCAACTCCTAGTTTTCGTGTTAGTCTTAGTTTTCTACCTCATCATCCTCCCCGGAAATTTCCTCATCATCCTCACCATCAGATCAGACCCTGGCCTCACAGCCCCACTCTACTTCTTTCTGGGCAATTTGGCTTTCCTTGATGCATCCTATTCCTTCATTGTGGCTCCGAGGATGCTGGTGGACTTCCTCTCTGAGAAGAAAATAATCTCCTACAGAGGCTGCATCACTCAGCTCTTTTTCTTGCACtttctgggggcgggggagatgTTCCTTCTTGTTGTGATGGCCTTTGACCGCTACATCGCCATCTGTCATCCTTTGCACTATTCCACGGTCATGAACCCTAGAGTCTGCTATGCCTTGCTGTTGGCTCTGTGGCTTGGAGGCTTCACTCATTCCATTGTACAAGTAGCCCTTATTCTCCACTTGCCCTTCTGTGGTCCAAACAAGCTGGATAACTTCTTCTGTGATGTGCCACAGGTCATCAAGCTGGCCTGCACAGACACTTTTGTGGTGGAGCTCCTGATGGTGTCCAACAGTGGCCTGCTTACCCTGCTGTGCTTCCTGGGACTTCTGACCTCCTATGCAGTCATCCTCTGCCGTGTGCAGGGACATTCCTCTGAGGGGAAGaataaggctctttccacatgtACCACACACATTATCATTGTGTTTCTGATGTTTGGACCTGCCATCTTCATCTATACTCGCCCATTCAGAGCCTTCCCAGCTGACAAAGTGGTTTCTCTCTTTCACACGGTCATCTTTCCTTTGATGAACCCTGTGATTTATACCCTTCGCAACCAGGAAGTGAAAGCTTCCATGAAGAAGTTACTGAATCGTCACATGGCTTACTGA
- the LOC131837142 gene encoding olfactory receptor 4K13-like — translation MDLPNNRSSVSEFILLGLSNSQEIQILFFVIFFLVYVAIIVGNLLIVISVIVDNHLHSSMYFFLANLSFFDLCLSSAATPKVIADFLRKRKTISLWGCMAQMFFMHFFGGGEMSLLIAMAMDRYVAICKPLHYKTIMNHRALIVLLLLSWAIGFIHTTSQMVFTAGLPFCGPNVVDSIFCDLPLVIKLACTDTYILELLVIANSGFLSLICFIFLLISYIVMLVTIWQHSSRASSKAVSTLSAHITVVTLFFGPTIFIYAFPFSSYSVDKFLSVFYSIITPLLNPIIYTLRNQEMKAAIKRLSSQHLGSWLTS, via the coding sequence ATGGATCTCCCAAACAACAGATCAAGTGTTTCTGAGTTCATCTTGCTGGGACTTTCCAATTCTCAAGAAATTCAAATACTCTTTTTTGTGATCTTCTTTCTTGTCTATGTAGCCATCATAGTAGGAAACCTCCTCATTGTGATCTCTGTAATAGTTGACAACCATCTTCATTCCTCCATGTATTTCTTTCTggcaaatttatcattttttgacTTGTGTCTTTCTTCTGCTGCAACTCCCAAAGTAATTGCGGACTTCCTTAGAAAACGCAAGACCATCTCCTTGTGGGGCTGCATGGCCCAGATGTTTTTTATGCACTTCTTTGGGGGTGGAGAGATGTCTCTTCTGATAGCTATGGCCATGGATAGGTATGTTGCCATATGTAAACCCTTGCACTATAAGACCATCATGAATCACAGGGCTCTCATTGTACTTCTACTGCTCTCGTGGGCAATTGGGTTCATACATACCACAAGCCAGATGGTTTTCACTGCAGGCTTACCTTTCTGTGGTCCCAATGTTGTGGACAGCATTTTCTGTGACCTTCCCCTGGTCATCAAGCTTGCCTGCACTGATACCTATATCCTAGAGCTCTTGGTGATTGCAAACAGTGGATTCCTCTCCCTGATCTGCTTCATTTTCTTGCTCATATCCTATATTGTCATGCTGGTTACCATCTGGCAGCACTCCTCCAGGGCATCCTCCAAGGCAGTGTCCACACTATCTGCTCATATCACTGTGGTCACACTCTTCTTTGGTCCCACTATCTTCATCTATGCTTTCCCATTCAGTAGTTACTCTGTAGATaagtttctttctgtgttttactCTATAATCACCCCCCTCCTTAATCCAATTATTTATACTCTGAGGAATCAGGAAATGAAAGCAGCCATTAAGAGACTCAGCAGCCAGCATCTTGGTTCCTGGCTCACTTCCTAA
- the LOC131835271 gene encoding olfactory receptor 4L1-like: protein MDTMNSSISEFVLLGLTNTWELEIFFFFIFLLAYAAIVAGNLLIVITVTFDSLLYSTPMYFLLGNLSFLDMSISTITTPKMVTDFLRENKTISLWGCMAQMFFLHFLGGSEMTLLIVMAVDRYIAICKPLHYTSIMNRRVLMGSVLLSWAVGFVHTMSQMVFTITLPFCGPNIVDNIFCDLPLVLKLACTETYILELLVIADSGLLSFICFILLLISYTVILVTVRRRSSGGLSKALSTLSAHITVVTLFFGPCIFIYAWPFSSFSVDKFLSVFYSVITPLLNPIIYTLRNQEMKAAMNRLRTQHIRSRQTF from the coding sequence ATGGATACAATGAATAGCTCAATATCTGAGTTTGTTTTGTTAGGACTCACCAATACTTGGgaacttgagattttcttttttttcatatttttgttggcCTATGCAGCGATTGTGGCAGGAAACCTTCTCATCGTCATCACCGTAACCTTTGACTCACTTCTGTACTCGACACCAATGTACTTCCTCCTTGGAAATCTCTCCTTCCTGGATATGTCTATTTCCACAATCACAACCCCTAAGATGGTCACAGATTTCCTCAGGGAGAATAAAACTATTTCTTTGTGGGGCTGTATGGCTCAgatgttctttctccattttttaggTGGCAGTGAGATGACTCTTCTCATAGTCATGGCTGTTGATCGATACATTGCAATATGCAAACCTCTTCACTACACATCCATCATGAATCGCCGGGTCCTCATGGGCTCTGTGCTGCTCTCATGGGCTGTTGGTTTTGTGCATACGATGAGCCAAATGGTTTTTACTATCACCTTGCCCTTCTGTGGCCCCAATATAGTGGACAATATTTTTTGTGACCTTCCTCTAGTTCTAAAACTTGCCTGCACTGAGACCTATATTCTGGAGTTACTGGTAATTGCTGACAGTGGACTATTGTCTTTTATCTGCTTCATACTCCTGCTCATTTCCTACACTGTCATTCTGGTAACTGTCCGACGTCGATCCTCTGGTGGACTCTCCAAGGCACTGTCCACACTGTCTGCTCACATTACTGTGGTCACTCTATTCTTTGGGCCATGTATCTTCATTTATGCTTGGCCATTCAGTAGCTTTTCAGTGGAtaaatttctttctgtgttttactCGGTTATCACACCCTTACTGAACCCCATTATTTATACTCTGAGaaaccaggaaatgaaagcagCTATGAATAGATTGAGGACCCAACACATCAGATCCAGACAGACCTTCTAG